The following nucleotide sequence is from Raphanus sativus cultivar WK10039 unplaced genomic scaffold, ASM80110v3 Scaffold1451, whole genome shotgun sequence.
CTGTTGAATTTTCCACAGCCATTGTTGACATTTGGACATTGGATGGTGACTGGAGGGATCTCGAAAGTCTTGAGAAGCGGTGGTGGGTGTTGCCATTGAGGTAATGGACCGGCTAAGAGTAGTGTCTGAAGCAATGGCCCTGCCTTCATAACAGCTTGTAAGAGTTTACCCTTTTCAGGCAATGGCTTCTCTATAAACAAAGGATCCATAGTCTCATTTCCTGAGACATTTTCAAGCTGAGATGAGTGTGGGTTCATGACATGATCATTGGCTGACATAAAGCTTTCTTCGCAATCCGAGGACGAGAAACCCTTGTTGGATGCTACTTGTTGAGGCTGCAATGTTTCATCTTCAATGCTTGAAGCTCCTGATAAAGGAGGAGTCATATCCTTTTGCTGCTGGTGTTGAAGCGAGTTGTTATCCAACATGAGACGTTGGCATTTCTCGAGAGCCTCGTCTCTTTCTTTGATGGTTTTGGTTAGGATGTCTCTGAGATGGATCAATTGTTCATCTCTTTTCCTTATTTCCTCATGAGCAAACATCTTTGTTTGTTCAAGATCTAGTGTTGTGCACAAAAGAGAGTGTCTTAGCTCCTCTGTAGTCTGTAAATTTCACAgaagtagaaaaaaaaattagagcacgaaagaagaaaaaaaaaacagaggaaaaaaatatgttaagatAAGCTAGCTGGGACAGAACAGAGGATCCCTAAAGTTTGGTGTCACCTAGTTGCATGTTAAGGCAaaccattttataaaaattcaagACATCAAGGATTGAGTCACCTGGTGGCAGATTAAGACCATCATTATGTAAATCCAGTTGAGTTTAGCAACTAGGTTTAGATTCAGGTGTTTATTAGAACAACCAAGAAGggtaaaaaaaatcttcaagaAAATTCTTGTTTCGGACAGACACTATGCACCCATTTAAGCAAAAACATCATTGAAAGAAAGATAAATCAAAAGCAAAAGAAGAACATTGCTTTGGAGAGGGAAGGGAAGAAACTCAACTTTAGAAAGAGAAAGtaaagtgttaaaaaaaaagagaaaatgtaAATTTTACCTTTCCATGAGAATAGTAAGGCCAGCCAAGAAGAGCATTGTTCTGGTTATCCATAAATTCTGCTAAACTGagcttttgattctcttttaaAATTGTGTTAGAGAGGGATAGAAAGAGAATGGAGTCTAGCTTAGGGAGGGAAGGACATATAAATAAGTAAACACTTGTTGGACTGTTTAAAGCAAATCAAGCTTTTTCAGGTATGTAGCTTTCTTTCAAGATTTcaataattagttaaataactaaaaagatAAAGATAAAATGATAGCACATGATTGTATAATTTCTTGTAACATTATCTCAACTAACTCCACTTTATATTTTACCGCGCAAACTATAAGAATATTATTTATCAGTAGTATAACTGtatagctatgaaaataaaatcgCACAACTCAAATTCAAAGTAATATAGTTGACGGATTCCATATTCAGAGAGAAACTAGTgtctttttaatgaattttaaatttattcaactcAAAAACTTATGTACAATGGTTGTAACTCTGTGTAAAATGGATTGAAATACATTGAAAGAATGatcttaaaatcaaaaattcaaGTCTTCAACCATCTGATATCAAACCACAACCCCCAAAGAGCTGTTGTACCTGCCACTTCCTCTGAGAGAATCAATACAATTCTTTACTTGTTTGTCAATGGAAGAAACCATTCGGGCTTGTTCTTAGGTGGATCTCCATGTTTTCGTCAATTACTAgtgttttcacaaaaaaattaacgATCTTCGAAGTACTTGGTGAATACTTTTCTTAGCAAGTAAACAGTAGAAGAAAACCAAACgagtcattttaattttttatcccAATACTGAAAAACGTTTTAAACAACATATAAGTATAATTCAATTCTTTTTGCAAATCATTCTTATACATTTTTTACATGAACGAGATTAAAATCATTTTAGTGGGCgtatcttttaaatattatataatgtatatagtttttctttttccttgttTTGCTGGAAGTagtaattataaacattttaatattaatttattttgccGTAAGGCCCGTAACTATTTCCTGGAAGACCAGTATCATAGTTTACTGACATTGGTCTCACTCACTCACAATATAGTCTATACTCTTTAAAGgtcttttgttttcttgttcgTTTTTTCTTGGGATACAATACGGTTTCTTGTCTTTATCCAAGAAAAATCAAGTTCAACGAAAAAGAGCGGGAACGAATGCTTCctctaataacatatttttcaattttgtacAGAGAAAGTATACGAAGATGAAAGCAATGTGTATAAACAACTAAAGATGCATGGAGTCAATGAGAAGTGGATTCCATTGTCAGCAAAAGAGGCGAGTAACCGAACTTTTTCCACCAATACATTGAGAAAAGTTTGATGGAATCCCTTTTTCAATTATTAAACCTATCACTGCTCGTGGAAAAAAAATAAGGACTCACATCTTCGTTTCCAAATTTCACGTGAATATTACAGAACTGAACAGCTCAGttttgaaaaagaaacaaacagctcaatgttgaacaaaaaaaaacagctcaattttaaaaaataaataataatattaacatcGCTATACTATAGCCACcgtcaatattttaatataatagtcGTACGAAGATTTACAATCTATAGTCGGATTGTCAATTTCTGTCTGCAGATCTTGCCGAGTTTCTAGAAACCGTAagcaaataattaaaatctttaagaaaatatataacaacCTCAAGCATAGCTAAATATTTTTGCCTTTTATCAGTTTTGTTTATACTACTAGGTTACGATGCATGCATTTTCAAATTTCTATAGTATTCATATCCTTTTTTGTGTTGGAAACAGCCAGCCAGTTTATGTAACCCTCAAATAGTCAAATGTATTCcttcatcaaattttaatattaccaGACGAAAAGAGTTTAAGGGGTCAGGTGAGTGAAACCTCAATTTTAATTTCTTCTGCCAAAGTATATAATGGATACTTTGATGAACATGATTAATTGACTTTTACTGCAAGTCTGCAAGTTGAATTAAAGAAAGGAAAGTAATATCTCCATATTTGGGTCCCTGGGCGCATGTTAAGTGATTATCATAAATATCATCGATGGTcacataatattataatacaCATGTAGTGCACGATATGTTCCTACTAATTGTGATAGTGGTATCCATTAAAAAGAGCTAAAGGATTCTCTCGTTCAACAATGTACATGCAGAtggatatatataaagaaaagaaaaaagtactTCCAATACTAAAAGTAGGGAGACAAGAGTTATCATTTCATGGTCTCTTTCACCAACATTAATCTAAGAGCATGTGAAGCAGAacttttgattttctttctttgttcacTGTGATAGAATTTTAAGGACTTCTGTCTTTTGGCTACTTAGGTAGTTAGGTTTCCCGTGTGAGTTGGTGCAAAAATTAGATATCTTTTGTGTACTCGTTATATACACTTGCGACCTCAAGCTATGTTCCCATGTAtgctttatatattaaaacactaAACTGATTAATCTATAAATTAGTTTTCAACTAAGTTTCGCAACCGAAAAGGCATAAACTCCAGGGAAAACACTCTTAACCAGACGGAACCAATGTGGCAATTTTACTTAACTGTTATTATTATAGGCAACTTTAGATTCAAATATACTACAAAGGGCTTTTATCCGAGTGAGTAGCATAATTCCAATGATCGGCGGTATATAGTATACTGTACAAAATGTATTTACTAGTTGCATCTATTTTATGGGGTTCTTGTAATTCTTTGTTTACACttattgaaaaaacaaattctAGACACAAAAATATTAGCTCCAATCCATTTATCTCTGTTCTTACGCCTTATGGATCATACAGgccaaaaaagaaacaaagagagttCATATTACTCGTCCACGAATTCACAAGGATTGTCATTGATCAGGGAAGATAGATTTGCTGAATCGAATCAGCGACCAGATCTACTGTATCATATGAGTTTACATAGTATTGTTATTAACAACTATACATAGTATTGTTGTCAATAACTAGTCAACAAAGATGTAGTCATTAGTTTCTTATGTTCAAccatttaaccaaaataaatggACGCTACGGCTTAAGGCGAGATATGGCATTACCATTTCTCTTAAGTTAACGGTATTCTCTTTCCAATAATAACATGTGACAGTTGTGGATATTTTAGTATCACTAGATATTAAGATCACTAGTATATTTGGACTGGATATTAAGAAATTTTGGACTGGATATTAAGAAATttcttaatttcaaaatttcttaAGATCACTAGTATATTTGGACTGGATATTAAGAAATTTTGTCTTGgaaaagtttatgtttttattgcTTTGTGATCTTTAACAGACTAAGCTAGTTACTGATTGTCATTCATTTTGGATTGAAAGCGAACTGAATAAACATTGACAATCATTGATACAAATGTTTATGTGACTTCACAGATCTCTGTTATCACATATGAATACTATATATGTCCCACAATATTCAAAACCTAATAATGCCTTGGGAATATGATCATGTTGGAAATTTAACAACAACGGCATTTTACGGATAAGAGCTGTTTATACGAAGCCAGAAACATGGGAGCTATCCATAAATGCAACGGGACAGGCTTTGCTTATATTCTTCACTATCATTATGAATGAAACAAATGCGCgtttaagtttcaaaaaaaaagaagtttatgCGCGTTTTAGTTTAATCAAAATTCAGTTcctgaaattttgttttaaggGAAACCAGATTGCTTATTCTGTCGGCCAATACTTCAACTTCTCAATATAGTTCTAATGAATGGAGGCATGAACTACTAGCTTGAGAaagtaagaaacaaaaaaaaggaacttACCGTTGTGGCAGTTAAAAAGATTCATTTTGATTCTCCACACATACCTTTGACAACTTGTCTAAGAAAATTCTTTTcgtttatttattattgtattatcGTATTTTATAAGTTATTTGTACGATGTACACTACATTATacctaattatatatatattccaaaaATGCTGATCATTTGCGGGAGTACACTACGTCATACCTAATTATATACCTAATTATGTATATTCGAAAATGATACATGACATCGTGTTCTGTACTATATCAAAGTTCATAGCTGTTTAAATCAAACTCTTTggagtatatgtatataaaattaggTATCAAGTATGATGTAGTGTACTTGTATATACTGACTGTATTTGTTCGCGCGTGATAAAGTCAAGAGATGTATATAGTTTGCGGACTCGTCCAAGAGCCCGTTGCTTATCCAGTAATTAAGTAGACAGACCTATTCAACCAAACTACTTCGGgtagttttttttcttgactaGGTAGCCCATCTCAGAATGTTCAACAACTTTAGCCGTCTCGTGTTGAAAACAAAACATGAAAGACGGGACTTGAACAACTTTTTGTCATGCCTTAAGAGAGTTTATCTGTACGTGAATTCTCGAAACTTTAAATTTTGAGATTCCATTGGTTgtttgatttcaatttttttaataaaatttatttttattggtttaagaaatttcaaaatccattcaaatccattgttattcaaaaagttttgttaTTAGTGATTCTATAATTCTAACTAAATCTATTGTTActggaaaataaattttattcatttctaTTCATAAGactcaaatttcaaaatatcatatgtaaccaaatgattttcaaaatccatgtgATAATTCTATTCTTCCGTAAATCCAAATTATATATCGAAAAcaataattcattaaattttatataccttttcaattttgaatatataattatatttatttttatcattttgaatatataattataattataaatatttaaaatttgaaaatatatttttaaaacatagtttgaaaaagcattttcaaatttcaaaacgaaaatctaaaaatagaaatttgaaaagaaaattgaaaaatcatatttttttataaaaattcgaatttgaaaacatataattcaaaattatagaaagataaaaattttatttattttttgttttttataatattctttATTACTCTTTATATCTATAGAACAAATTTACCTctttaatgaatattttttcGTAATCCAAATTCATGAAAATCTATaccaatttataaaaatattatgatcaAGTTTTGTAagtcaatgtatatatatttcacaatccacataattttaaaaatctatcaacTCTTTAAATTTACAAACTATATACAAATT
It contains:
- the LOC130504244 gene encoding uncharacterized protein LOC130504244; the encoded protein is MDNQNNALLGWPYYSHGKTTEELRHSLLCTTLDLEQTKMFAHEEIRKRDEQLIHLRDILTKTIKERDEALEKCQRLMLDNNSLQHQQQKDMTPPLSGASSIEDETLQPQQVASNKGFSSSDCEESFMSANDHVMNPHSSQLENVSGNETMDPLFIEKPLPEKGKLLQAVMKAGPLLQTLLLAGPLPQWQHPPPLLKTFEIPPVTIQCPNVNNGCGKFNRKRVFSDESFSKTKYQKLLLH